In Erpetoichthys calabaricus chromosome 4, fErpCal1.3, whole genome shotgun sequence, one genomic interval encodes:
- the LOC114641256 gene encoding olfactory receptor 1E5-like, with protein sequence MSRSNQTSSLDKDFLITGFPNFRDQESRRYLFGAFLTVYLFTLVGNILLIIIFISDRTLHTPMYILICGLAVLDIAITTNTVPSMLVLFTFGYRVVPFAACFTQTTFWLGLCSAEGFLLALMAYDRYIAICNPLHYPNLMYNRHIIKLMAYCCLFCFFCSIVTVAVLARLPFCGSNQITHCFCDFGSLMFLACGDNQITNYVMFIIGLCVMFIPLAFILFSYMRIIFSVVKIASTEGRMKAFYTCGTHMLVISVFFLTASGEFIAIRIPGTSVDTRIMVLIIQNVFPPLTNPVIYCLRTKEIRKSFHKMMKKIKTCNRQ encoded by the coding sequence ATGTCCAGGTCGAACCAAACCAGTTCCTTAGACAAAGACTTCCTTATTACTGGATTTCCGAATTTCAGAGACCAAGAAAGCAGAAGATATTTGTTTGGAGCCTTCCTCACAGTTTATCTCTTCACTCTTGTTGGGAACATTCTTCTAATCATAATCTTTATATCTGACAGAACACTCCACACCCCTATGTACATATTAATCTGTGGTCTGGCTGTTCTCGACATCGCCATCACTACTAACACCGTGCCCAGTATGCTAGTCCTATTCACATTTGGGTACAGAGTTGTGCCATTCGCCGCATGTTTTACTCAGACAACATTCTGGTTGGGTCTATGCTCAGCTGAAGGCTTTCTGCTGGCCCTAATGGCATATGATCGCTACATAGCCATTTGCAACCCTCTTCATTATCCTAATTTAATGTACAACAGGCACATCATAAAACTCATGGCCTACtgttgtttgttttgctttttttgttcaaTCGTTACTGTTGCTGTTCTTGCCAGGCTTCCATTCTGTGGGTCTAATCAAATAACTCACTGCTTTTGTGACTTTGGTTCTTTGATGTTCTTGGCTTGTGGAGACAATCAAATAACTAATTATGTTATGTTTATCATTGGTTTGTGTGTTATGTTCATTCCATTGGCATTTATCCTTTTTTCTTACATGCGAATAATATTTTCGGTTGTCAAGATTGCCAGCACTGAGGGACGAATGAAGGCCTTTTACACATGCGGCACACATATGCTGgtcatttctgtcttttttttgacAGCCAGCGGTGAATTTATAGCGATCAGAATTCCCGGTACATCTGTGGACACTCGTATAATGGTTCTAATCATACAGAATGTCTTTCCACCTTTAACTAATCCAGTAATTTACTGTCTGAGAACTAAGGAAATCAGAAAAAGCTTTCATAAAATGATGAAGAAAATTAAGACTTGTAACAGACAATGA